A stretch of Brassica napus cultivar Da-Ae chromosome C6, Da-Ae, whole genome shotgun sequence DNA encodes these proteins:
- the LOC125589024 gene encoding uncharacterized protein LOC125589024: MEVYIDDMLVNSLEAEDHISHLQQGFSALRKYTMKLNPAKCSFGVSSGKFLGYIVTHRGIEANPEQIRVIHSIPCPKNVKEVQNLTGRMAALRRFISRLSDKSHAFFGALKNPRNFQWTKECESALQELVLHKPEVSGRLAKWAVELGEYDVIFRPATAIKSPVLADFVAEFSSALLPALEQEVRLRGETKEEVEWILHVDGSNNVRGAGMGIVLTSPTGNTASRTVRCNFKATNNESEYEALIAGLTLVHQMGAKNIQGFDDFQLIINQNFKSCKLTQIPREQNSQADALANLWSALEANSQMSTPLLVLQLPATLEEPPSEEVSAVEEGETWMTPLVRYLEADILPEDRNKARKIKKQAARYCISQEKLYRRSFSGPYLMCVTPREAARILVELYEGDCGTNSSGKSLVLRARKAGYYLPTMAADADKQAKHCDKCQRHSPVSKLPPKNLKSISSPWPFRKWGMDIVGKFPMAPGQKVFRLIVTDYFSKWVKVEALSSITNLHIYKFLWTYVITLFGVPRIDNRYREPRHIP, translated from the exons atggaggtctacatcgacgacatgctggtcAACTCCCTGGAGGCGGAGGACCACATATCTCACCTACAGCAAGGCTTCTCCGCCCTCCGGAAGTATAccatgaagctcaacccagcTAAATGTTCATTTGGGGTCAGTTCTGGTAAGTTCCTCGGGTACATTGTAACCCACCGAGGCATCGAGGCCAACCCGGAGCAAATTAGGGTCATTCATTCAATCCCTTGCCCAAAGAACGTCAAGGAGGTTCAAAACCTAACGGGAAGGATGGCGGCCTTGAGAAGGTTCATCTCCAGACTCTCCGACAAATCTCATGCCTTCTTCGGAGCCCTCAAGAATCCAAGGAACTTCCAATGGACGAAAGAGTGCGAATCCGCTCTCCAAGAG TTGGTCCTCCACAAACCCGAAGTCTCCGGACGCCTAGCCAAATGGGCTGTGGAACTAGGGGAGTACGACGTAATATTTCGACCTGCCACGGCTATAAAGTCACCGGTCCTAGCGGACTTCGTGGCTGAATTCTCCTCTGCCTTACTCCCAGCTTTGGAGCAGGAGGTACGCCTCCGAGGCGAAACTAAGGAAGAGGTAGAATGGATCCTGCACGTTGATGGATCCAACAACGTTAGAGGAGCTGGAATGGGAATAGTGCTTACCTCGCCGACGGGGAACACAGCCTCTAGGACCGTGAGATGCAACTTCAAAGCAACCAACAATGAAAGCGAGTACGAGGCCCTAATCGCAGGTCTAACTCTCGTCCACCAAATGGGGGCAAAAAACATCCAGGGCTTCGACGACTTCCAGCTGATAATCAACCAG AATTTCAAGAGCTGCAAGCTCACTCAAATCCCCCGGGAACAAAACTCGCAAGCCGATGCCCTGGCTAATCTGTGGTCCGCCCTCGAAGCGAATAGCCAGATGAGTACACCCTTGCTTGTGCTTCAATTGCCAGCCACCCTGGAGGAACCCCCGTCAGAGGAGGTCTCCGCTGTCGAAGAAGGCGAAACATGGATGACCCCCCTTGTCCGGTACCTGGAGGCCGACATTCTCCCGGAAGATCGTAACAAGGCCAGGAAAATTAAGAAGCAAGCCGCGAGGTATTGTATCTCACAGGAGAAGCTGTACCGGAGATCCTTCTCTGGCCCGTACCTAATGTGTGTCACACCTCGAGAAGCTGCTAGAATCCTTGTAGAACTATATGAAGGAGATTGTGGAACCAACTCTAGCGGAAAGAGCCTAGTGCTCAGAGCCAGAAAGGCGGGTTACTACTTGCCCACGATGGCCGCCGACGCTGACAAACAAGCAAAACACTGCGACAAGTGTCAGAGGCACTCTCCAGTCTCAAAGCTTCCCCCGAAGAACCTCAAGTCCATAAGCTCACCATGGCCCTTCAGAAAGTGGGGCATGGACATTGTAGGGAAATTCCCTATGGCGCCGGGGCAGAAGGTCTTCCGTCTGATAGTCACTGACTACTTCTCCAAATGGGTTAAAGTAGAAGCACTCAGCAGCATAACAAACCTCCATATCTACAAATTCCTATGGACCTACGTAATCACTCTCTTTGGGGTCCCCCGAATAGACAACCGATACCGGGAGCCTCGCCACATTCCTTGA
- the LOC125589049 gene encoding uncharacterized protein LOC125589049 yields the protein MLRSSRPPPRSSGTFGSTYQKRLAVSRKQSLKLARELDPPPDDENSFYGLWDFDNCRLPPLYVVGSLIPKINLCLQTVNPLYRMCRMNSAIGNPNFAFIWQNRDVLNKQWDVKESKKRKIRCSVPICGRLIQSSNNAEVAYERKYDVADRMLIQELLCYVLANRTPRNILIISDDCDFGFPMHILRERGYRVFLMQRSANLRPLTQIAQHAWAWVDVVNGLTRPFYSLPNA from the exons ATGCTCAGATCCTCCCGCCCGCCGCCGCGGTCGTCAGGCACTTTTGGCTCGACGTACCAGAAAAGACTCGCTGTAAGCCGAAAACAAAGCCTAAAACTAGCAC GAGAACTAGATCCTCCCCCTGATGATGAAAATTCTTTCTACGGTTTATGGGACTTCGACAACTGTCGCCTCCCTCCCCTTTATGTCGTGGGCTCGCTGATTCCCAAGATCAACTTGTGTTTACAAACCGTTAATCCTCTCTACCGAATGTGTCGTATGAATTCTGCCATCGGAAACCCAAATTTCGCTTTCATCTGGCAGAATCGCGATGTACTCAACAAGCAATGGGACGTGAAAGagtcaaagaaaagaaaaattagatgTTCTGTCCCTATCTGTGGAAGGCTAATTCAGTCAAGCAATAATGCAGAGGTCGCCTACGAGCGAAAGTACGATGTGGCAGACCGGATGCTTATTCAGGAGCTTTTGTGTTACGTTCTTGCAAATCGTACTCCAAGAAACATACTGATTATATCTGATGATTGTGACTTTGGATTTCCAATGCATATTTTGAGGGAACGAGGTTACAGAGTCTTCCTGATGCAGCGATCAGCAAATCTTCGACCATTGACACAGATTGCACAGCACGCTTGGGCTTGGGTTGATGTAGTTAATGGGCTAACACGTCCGTTCTATTCTTTGCCTAATGCCTAA